GGGTAGTGACGATGTTTGGCGTTCTGTGATCCAAACACGCCTTGAGCCGTTGGCTTCATCGAGTTGTTGACTGCTAGCAGCTTATTCACAATTCCGTAGTCGTTCTATCTATCTATCTATCTATCTGTCTGTCTGTCTGTCTGTCTGTCTGGCTATTGACCACGAGCTACTGCTCCGGCGCTCCGCGAGGCTTAGTCTCAGCCTCAGTCTTAGTTGCTGAGCTGCTTACCAGCGTCAGCTCAGACCAAGGCAGCGCCTCCCAGCTGCAGGCTCTGGCGCCCGTCTGTCTGTAGAAGGTGCCCAGACCACTGTCTAAGTTCGTTCTGCCGATCCACCCTTGATGCGCTCTGAAATTCCTACTCAGTTTCCCCGTTGCACCGTAGAATACGGATAAATACTTTAGAGCTAAAGGAGTTGCCCGTGGGTGGAGAGACAGCAGTAGACGCGATCATAATTGGCGCGGGGCATAATGGATTGGCGGCTGCCGTGGAGTTGGCCAGCAAAGGCTGGAAGGTTCTGGTCGTGGAGGCCAAAAGCTCGGCAGGTGGTGCGGTTAGCACCCAGGAACTGACTTTGCCAGGCTTCAAGCATGATGTGTGCGCCATGAACCTGTCCTCCTTTGCTGGTTCTGCATTTTTTCAACGTCATAAGGATGCGTTGGTCCGCCATGGCTTGGCGTTCGTCCCCGCAGAACACTGCTTTGCCAGTGTGTTCCGGGATCAACGCTATTTGGGCGTCAGCACGGATCTGGAAACGACTTTACAGCGGATTCGAGCCGTCTCTGAAAAAGACGCGCAGGCCTGGCAGAGCATGCTGGAGGACTTTCAGCGCAAAGCTCCTCATCTGTTTGCGGTCTTGGGTAGTCCTATGCCTTCCTTGGCGTTGTTCAAAAGCGCGTGGAAAAGCTGGCGTGAGCTGGGTAAGGATGGCGTTGCGGAGCTGATGCAATTGCTGCTGGCGACACCCCGTGACTTTTTGGACCGCCATTTCGAGAGCGACTCATTAAAAGCCATGATGGCAGCTTGGGGGCTGCATGTGGATTTCACCCCAGACACCGCCGGCGGTGCCTTGTTCCCTTATCTGGAATCCATGGCTAATCAAGCCTTCGGTATGGTAATCGGGCAGGGCGGTGCTGATACGATAATCCGCGCCATGACGAGCTTGTTGCAGGAGCTGGGTGGGGAGTTGCTGTTGAATGCCCCTGTGCAAACAATTGAGCAAGAGAATGGTCGTGCTAGGGCCGTTGTTCTGGCCGATGGGCGTCATCTGAAAGCAGACAAGGCAGTGATCGCGAATCTGAATCCTCAGCTGGTCTTTGGTCGCCTGGTGCAATCTGCTGCTGTTCCCAAGGAATATCAGAAGAAAGTGGATGCGTTCCGGCCGGGGCTGGGGACCATGATGATCCATTTGGCACTGGATGGCCTGCCCGACTGGAAAGCTGGTGCCGAGTTGCAGCGTTTCTCCTACGTGCATCTGGCACCCGATCTGGCCATGATGAGTCGTGTCTATGCCGAAGCAGCCGCCGGTTTGTTGCCTGCCGAGCCTGTGTTGGTGGTTGGACAAGGTACGGCTCTTGATCCTTCTCGTGCTCCAGAGGGTAAACACACCTTGTGGATTCAAGTGCGAGTGCTGCCTGCTCAGGTCAAGGGCGACGCTGCCGGCAAGATGGCTGCAGGTGACTGGGCACAGCTGAAAGACGCATACGCCGAACGGGTTCTGGATCTGCTTGAAAGCTATGCGCCTGGTTTGCGTAGCCAGATTCTGGCCCGCCATGTCATGTCCCCCCAGGATCTGGAGCAGTTCAATGCGAATCTGATTGGGGGTGATAATCTCTCGGGTAGCCATCACCTGGATCAGAACTTCTTCTTCCGCCCGGTCGCCGGTTACTCCAAATACAAAACGCCGATCAAGGATCTGTATTTGTGCGGAGCTTCGACCTGGCCCGGTGCGGGGACTGGGGCTGGATCGGGCTATATGCTGGCCAATCTATTGGCGAAATAAACCTAGAGGCCATTCAGACGTTGCCGGGCATGCTCCAGGCGCACCTGTTTGGCTTCCATCTCCTGTAGTTGCCGCCGTATCCCATCTATATGTTCTTTAGCCGCTCGCCGGGCCAAGTCCGCTTGACCTTGCGTGACGGCATTGCATAACCGGGCATGCTGTCTGTCCAGCCTGCGTTTGGAGTCATGATCAGGATAGAGGTGCTGCACGGATACGCGTACCGTGGACAGCATCAGTTCATTGAACAGGCTGATCATGTGTACCAGCACCGGGTTGTGTGACGCCTCACAGATCGCTGAATGAAAAGCATGGTCAGCCCGAGCAATTTGTTCCGGCGCAGCATCCTGCATTTGCAGATCTTCCAGTTCCTGAAAGCGCCTCCGAATCATGATGTGATCGGCTTCCGTACCTCGGGCAGCAGCCAGTTGCGCTGCTTCGCTCTCCAGTAGTTCGCGTACTTCCAGTAGATCGTACAGCGTGCGTCCCTGTGCTTGCAGCAGGTGTTCCAACGGCGTGCTGACGCTGGAGTCGATCAGATTGGCGACGAAAGAGCCTTTGCCATGCTGCGTTTCAATCAGCCCCCGTGCTCGTAGTACTTGCAGCCCTTCACGCAGGGCAGAGCGAGATACCGTGAGTCTCTGCGTCAGTTGTCGCTCGGAAGGCAGTGCTTGCCCCGGTTTGAGGACGCCGTCCATGATCAAGGTTTCAATACGTTGGGCAACCAGTTCCGCGGTTGCCTCCAGACGTCGGGATTCCTGCATTTTCATACGTGGTCAGACCAGTTGTGTACCTGAGTCAATGATAGCAAGCTGATTATCTATCTGTCTGATTTTTAAGTGTAAAGATAAACCCTGGGAGCTGCTTAGGGTAAAAACTGGTCGGACCAGTAGGCAAGTGGCTGGACAAGCTCGTCGTCATCAAAGACCATCGGCTTTAGGAGACTTTAAAGACAGGAGGCGTCATGAGTTTGCGCTACGACGAAAAACTGGACGGCGTGTTGCCCCGCGTGGACAAGATGCAGCTGCTTAGCCGTTTACGTGATGATATTCCCGGCCTGGAGGTACTGCATACCGACGAGCAACTGCACCCTTACGAATGTGACGGCTTGAGCGTCTATCGCAGTAAACCCTTGCTGGTGGTGCTGCCCCGTAATGTGGAGCAGGTGCAGGCGGTGATGCGTCTGGCCCATGAGCTTGGCGTGCCCGTAGTGGCTCGCGGTGCGGGTACGGGCTTGTCCGGTGGTGCCATGCCGCTGGAGCAGGGTATTTTGCTGGTGATGGCCCGGCTGAACCAGATTCTGGACCTGGACCCGGTGGCCGGAATTGCCCGTGTACAGCCCGGCGTGCGCAATATCGCGATTTCTCAGGCCGCGCAGCCTTTTGGACTGTATTATGCGCCGGACCCCTCTTCGCAGATTGCCTGTTCAATTGGCGGCAATGTGGCGGAGAATGCCGGCGGCGTTCACTGCCTGAAATACGGCCTGACTGTACACAATATCTTGCGGCTGGAAGTCATTACCGTTACGGGCGAACGACTGATTCTGGGCTCGGAAGCCTTGGATAGCCCCGGCTTTGACTTGATGGCCCTGTTCACCGGCTCTGAAGGCATGCTGGGTATTGTGACGGAAATCACGGTCAAGCTGCTGGCGCGCCCACCGTGTACGGTGGTGCTGCTGGCCAGTTTCGACGATGTGGAAAAAGCCGCTGACGCGGTGGCACAGATCATCGCTCAAGGCATTGTGCCAGCAGGACTGGAAATGATGGATCAAATGTCCATTCGCGCTGCCGAAGACTTTATCCACGCTGGCTACCCTGTCGATGCCCAGGCGATTTTGCTGTGTGAAATCGATGGTGCAGTCGAGGATGTGCAGGACGATGTGACCCGGGTTGAACAGGTGTTGTTCAAAGCCGGTGCGCAAGAAGTGCGGGTAGCACGCGATGAGCAGGAACGACAGCGTTTCTGGGCCGGACGCAAGAATGCCTTTCCCGCCGTGGGGCGCATCTCACCGGACTATTACTGCATGGACGGCACGATTCCGCGTCGCCAGCTAGCGTATGTGCTGAAAAAAACGGCCGAGTTGTCCGAGGAATATGGCTTGCGCGTCGCCAACGTTTTTCATGCGGGCGATGGCAATATGCACCCGCTGATCCTGTTTGATGCCAACCAGCCAGGCGAGCTGGAGCGGGCTGAAGCTTTGGGCGGCAAGATTCTTGAACTATGCGTGGAAGTGGGCGGCACCATTACCGGCGAGCATGGCGTGGGTCGAGAAAAAATCAATCAGATGTGCGTGCAGTTCAATGAGGATGAGCTGCAATTCTTTCATGCCATTAAAGCGGCATTTGATCCCAAGACCATGCTCAATCCCGGTAAGAACATCCCCACCTTGCATCGCTGCGCGGAAATGGGCGGCATGCATATTCACCACGGACAAGTGCCCTTTCCTGAGCTGGAGCGTTTCTGATGAATACCGTAGAACAGAACAATCAGGATCGCAGTGCCGAGCTGCTCGATCAGGTCAAGCAGGCGCTGGCAGATCGCACGGCCTTGCGTATCGTGGGCGGAGATTCCAAAGCCTTTTTGGGCAAAGCAGTACAGGGTCAAGCCTTGAGCCTGGCTGGCCATGAGGGCGTGGTCGATTACGACCCGGCCGAGCTGGTCGTGACGGTGCGTGCGGGAACGTCCTTGAAGACTCTGGAGGCCGTCCTGAATGAACAGGGGCAGTGTCTGCCCTTTGAGCCCCCCGTGTTTGACGGTCGTGCGACAGTGGGAGGAGCAACGGCTTGCGGCTTGTCAGGACCGCGCCGTCCCTGGGTGGGAGCCTTGCGTGATTATGTGCTGGGCTGTCGTCTGATTAGTGGAATGGGCACTCACATGCGCTTTGGCGGTCAGGTGATGAAGAACGTGGCTGGCTACGACGTGTCACGTTTGATGGTGGGCGCTCAGGGTTGTCTGGGAGTGATTACGGAAGTTTCCTTCAAGGTGTTGCCACGTCCACGACGCCGAGCGGCACGGGTCTTGGAGGTGGCACAGCAGGATGTGGCGGGTTTGCTGCGTCAATGGCGCGATCAAAGCCGTCCTGTCACGGGAGCGGCCTGGCAGGATGGCCGTCTGCATCTGCGCCTGGAAGGCGGAGACAGTTCCGTACAGTTGGCCCAGGAGCAAATAGGGGGCGAGGAACTCGACCTGACGTACTGGGATGATTTATGTGAACAGCGCCTGGATTTCTTTAAGCAGGCAGGGAATTTGTGGCGTATTGCCGTACCGGTGGATGCGCCCGTGCAAAGCTGGCCGGGTGAGGTACTGCTCGATTGGGGTGGAACTCAGCTCTGGCTCAAGTCTGAGGCTCCAGCCGAGCTGATTCACGAACAGGCGCGGGCCCTGCAGGGGTACGCGCGATGCTGGAGCGGGCCTGATGCCGGGAATGATGAGCTGCCCGCTGCGTTGTTGCAGTGGCATCAGCGCTTAAAACAGCAACTAGATCCCGCTCATATATTCAATCCAGGCCGTTTATTTCGCTCTGCGGAGTCCACATGCAAACACAACTGACACCATGGGCTCAGCAACTGCCGCAAGCCGAGCAGGCTGAAGCCATTTTGCGCTCCTGCGTGCATTGCGGGTTTTGCAATGCCACTTGTCCGACCTACTTGGATCAAGGCAACGAGCTCGATGGTCCGCGAGGCCGCATTTATCTGATCAAAATGTTCCTGGAAGGCAATGCCACCTCGGAACTGACCCAGCACCATCTGGATCGTTGTCTGAGTTGTCGCAACTGTGAAACCACCTGTCCGTCGGGTGTGAAGTATCACAACCTGCTGGACATAGGGCGAGCGGCATTGGAACCCAAAGTAAAGCGTTCTTTAAAAGCACGTGCCATGCGTGTGGCCCTGACGCAAATTCTGCCCGAGCCGGGCCGGGTGGGGGCCCTGCTCGGGGTGGCGCGAGCCATGCGCCCCTTGCTGCCCTCATCCTTGCAGGAAAAAATTCCACCCAAGCAAACGGCGGATCTGACGCGCCCCGCACCCCGGCATAGCCAACGTGTTCTGATGCTGGAGGGCTGTGTGCAGCCAGCCATGGCTCCTTCCATTAATGCGGCGACCGCCCGGGTGCTGGATCGCTTGGGCATCAGTGTGACACCGATTGCTCAGGCAGGCTGTTGCGGTGCTTCCTCCTTTCATCTGGGTGCGCAAGAGCAGGGTTTGCAGCAGGCACGTCGCAATATCGACGCCTGGTGGCCCCAGATCCAGCAGGGGGCTTTGGCAATCGTGCAGACCTCCAGCGGCTGCGGTGCTTTTGTGAAAGAGTACGTAGACCTCTTCAAGCATGATCCGGTCTATGCGGAACGGGCCCGCCGCGTCAGTGAGCTGGCCAAGGATCTGGTTGAAGTGCTCGACGAGTTGCCCCTGGAGCAGTGCTTGAATACGCAAACCCGTCCGCGTCTGGCCTTTCATTGTCCGTGTACCTTGCAGCATGCGCAGAAACTGGGCGGGCGAGTCGAAGCGGTGTTGACCCGCTTGGGCTTTGATCTGGGGGCAGTGCCCGATAGCCACTTATGTTGTGGTTCGGCAGGCACGTATTCCCTGACGCAGCCCGAGATTGCGGGACGCCTGCGTGAGCGCAAAATGGATGCCTTGGAGAGCAGCAAACCAGATCTGATCGTTACGGCCAATATGGCCTGTGGGAATCATTTGAATGGAGCAGGGCGCACGCCGGTCAAGCATTGGATAGAACTGGTGGATCAGTATCTGTGTGCGTAACCGCAGGACCGGGGGCCGTAGTAGCCCTCGGTCCTGCGCTGGTATCGGTTCAAAGCCAAGGGCCAGCCAAGCGTCGTAGCGCGCTCAGGGGGAGGCGCGAGCCTGCGGGGCCAGACTTACAGCGGGTATTGGCGAGGTGTGGTCTGGACGGTAATCCAGCGCAGTTCGGTGAACTCATTGATGGCGGATTTACTGCCAAAACGGCCATAGCCGCTGGCTTTCATGCCCCCAAAGGGAGCCTGGGCCTCATCATGGACGGTGGGGCCATTGATATGACAGATGCCGCTTTGGATCTGTCTGGCGATGGTCAGACCCCGGTTCACGTCCTGCGTAAATACGGCAGCAGCCAAGCCGTATTCATTGTCGTTGGCCAATCGGATGGCCTCGCTGTCCTCGCGGTAGCGGGTCATGGTGACGACCGGGCCAAAGGACTCCGTGGCATAGAGCTGCATCTCGGGGGTAACGTCATTGACGATCAGCGGATGCATCAGAGCACCCTCGATTTTCAGGGGCAAGGGCAGGGTGGCCCCCTTGGCAAGCGCGTCCTCTACCAAGGACTTGATGCGCTGTGCTGACTCGGCACTTTCCAGATAGGCAAAGCGTGTGTCTGTCTGGTCGGGCGAACCCACGGCGATGGTCTTGATTTTGGCCACCAGTTTGTCCAGAAAAGAAGAAGCAATCGCTTCATGCACAATAAGGCGTTCGGTGGACATGCAAATCTGCCCTTGGTTGAAGTAAGCGCCAAAGGCGACGCCGGCGACGGCCTGCTCCAGATCGGCGTCTTCGCACACAATGACCGGTGCTTTGCCTCCCAGCTCCAGCAGGACGGGTTTGAGGTAATGGGCGGCGGTGGCGGCGATGATCCTGCCAACTTTGGTGGAGCCGGTGAAGTTGATGCGTTTGACGGCCGGGTGGGCGATGAGCTGCTCGACCACCGCCGCCGCATCGTCGGGAGCGTGAGTAATGACGTTGATCACGCCCGCTCCCACACCGGCGTCATTGAGCACTTGTCCCAGCAAGACATGCGTGGCCGGGCATCGTTCGGAGGCTTTGAGAATGACGGTGTTTCCGCAAGCCAGGGGCATGGCTATGGCCCGGGTGGCCAGGATCACGGGTGCATTCCACGGGGCGATACTCACCACCACGCCGCAGGGGACGCGATAGCCCATCGACAGGCTACCGGGCAGATCCGAGGGGATGACGGCCCCGTCAATCTGCGTGGTCATGGCCGCAGCCTCACGCAAGATGTTGGCCGACAACTGCACGTTGAAACCGTACCAAGAGTCTGTAGAGCCTGTTTCCTGGCGTACGGTGGCGATGAGTTCGGCGGCACGTTCGTTCAGCAGCTCCGCTGCTTTGAGCAGGCGCAAGCGGCGCTCGGTCGGACCCAGGGCTGACCAATGCACAAAGGCCTGTTCGGCCGCTTGCAGGGCAGCCTGCACATCTTCAGGCTGAGCGGCTGCGGCCACCGTTGCGGTCTGCCCAGTAACGGGGTTCTGACGTGTAAAAGTCTGGTGACCGCTGGCGTCACGAAGCTGGCCATTGATCAGTAGTTGACAGGTGTTCATCATGTCTCCTGCAATGCTGCGGATAAATAGGAAAAGTTCAAACGGGATTGTTCAAGTCCATACGGTTTCGAGCCCAGATTGGCCCCAGCTGCAAACCGGCTGGATTCTTTCTGTTCTTCGCCACCCGAGTTCGGATTTTTCTCCACCAATATAGTGCGGTATGAGATTGCCCCGGTACTAGCAGCCATGCATTTTCATGCAAAATGCAATGTAGCCGCCTGACCGTGCCGTTTTAAGGTATTTTGTAGGCTCGCTTCCAAAGGGGCCGTGTCTCACTTTGCTTTTCTGATGCTCTACAGACTGCTCTCCAGAACAACTGAACTTCGTTTATGGCATTGCTGCGCCCTTTAAACTCCCGATTTGCGATTCGCGCTCTGCTTGTCTGGGGCTTGTTAGTGGTGCTCGCGGCGGGTGCCCTGGCGAGCTGGCGCTATCAATCCTTGCTCAGTACTCTGGAGACCGAAAGCAATGTTCTCTACAGGCTGGCTTCACAACGGGCAGATCAGCATGATGCCCATTTAACTGCTTTATCCGCTGTTGCCAACGCCACGGATGATCCGGGGCACTCCTTGTTCCTGGATGTTGCCGCAACGATTGCGCATTTTTACCCGCGTATCGTCGACATACAGCTGATCCCGTTGGCAGTGGGCAAGAAGCCCGTCGGGCTTGGCGCTTTGTCGCCCGAGACGACGGCCTTGTTGCGTGAGTCGGTGTTGAGGTCACAGGGACAGATGGTGCTGATGGCGGACCCTGAGCGTCACGGCTTTTATATATTGGGCAAACGAAGCCCGAACACTGCTGATGCGCGCTATGGCCTGATGCTGGTGATTGACGCTAGACAACTGCTGGCCGATGCCAGTCATTTCTGGTCGGAGCCGGGCGTGTTTCTACGACTGTCACTGCCCAAGGGCCCTTTGCTTGTGGGCCAGGCCGGATCAGACGCTGAGCTGTACTTTTCCAAGGCGCTGGCCAGTCCCTCCCAGCCCTTGATTCTTGCGACGGGGATGGCACTGGGTCCCGCTGATCTTTTTCCTATGGCGGAAACGACACTGGTGTTGTTGCTGCTAAGTGCGGCATATCTTGTTGTCTTGGCCGCCTGGCGTCAGCGCGTGCGCACCCGGCTGGCGCTTGAGCAGGCGCGATTAAGCGCCCTGGAGTCTCGTCTGGCCCACGCATCACGAGTCAATGCACTGGGAGAGATGGCCAGTGGCCTGGCCCATGAACTGACCCAGCCCCTGACAGCTATTTTGGCGCAGACTCAAGCCAGTCGACGGATTGTTGCTCAGTCAAGCAGCACGCCCTTGTTGCCGGTGCTCGATGAGACGGTTGCACAAGCGAAGCGAGCATCGGCCATTCTGGAGCGGTTTCGCAACTGGTCGCGTCCCCAGGCGCTGAGTGTAGGCTGCTTTGATATTCGCGACGCCTTGCATAATGTACGCGCCTTACTGGCATCTCAGGCAGCCCTGAGCAAGACACGGCTGATGTTTGAGTTGCCCTCCTATCCGGTGCTGGTTGAGGCGGACCCTGTGGAAATGGAACAAGTCATTTTCAATCTTGTACGTAATGGTCTGGACGCCGTGACCGGGCAAGAAGCAGGCCAGGTGACCGTAAGCCTTAATCAAACAGATACGCAGCTGATTATTGATGTTGCTGATAACGGCCCCGGTGTTCTGCCGGCACTCAGGGACAGCCTGTTTACGCCCTTTACGACCAGTCGGCCCGATGGGACTGGGCTTGGTTTGGCATTGAGCCAGCGGCTGATAGAGCGTGCTCATGGTGAGGTGTTTTTGCTCGAGGATGCGCCCGAGACGACATTCCGGATTATCCTGCCGGTAAAACATGAGCCTATGGAGTCTGCTGGATGAGGTATCCCGTTTATTTGCTTGACGATGATGAGGCCGTGCGTCGCGCCTTGAGCCTGCTTTTGTCTACCGTCGATATTCACGTTACGGAGTTTGCAGACCCCCAGGGATTTCTGGCGCAGGTAGCCAAACTGGCCCCCGGATGTTTGATTCTTGACATCCGTATGCCGGTCATCTCGGGCTTGAAACTGCAGGAGCAATTGCGTGACAGGGGTATCGATTGGCCAACGATTGTCATCTCGGGCCATGGCGATATCGACGCCTGTCGTCGTGCTTTTCGAAATGGGGCCGTCGATTTTTTATCCAAGCCTATTGATGAGCAGGGATCTGATCGACGCCATACAAAAAGGGCATGATGTGCTCGATCGCCATTTGCGAGAACAGGCACAGCAAGCGGAAACATTGCAGTTGTTGGCTTCACTTACTCCGCGCGAGCGCCAAATACTGGAGTTGGTGGCCCAAGGCTTTACGACCCGGCAGATTGCAGAGGCCTTGTGCCTTTCACCGCGTACGATCGATACCCACCGTGTTTCTATTGGCGCCAAACTGGGCACCACATCACAGGCGGAGCTCACTCGTCTATGGTTGGAAGGAAGCGCTAAAGGATAAGGGCGAAAAAAAACCACTCGGTATAACTACGTAGAGGAGTGTGAGGTCTACGAATAGGTTTCTTCTTTTTTGAGCGGTAAGCTTTGCTTGTTCGTTCTAACCAGGAAAGGAAATCACATGATTCGTACATTCTCTGTCGCCGCTCTGTTGTTTGCTCCTATCATGGCCTCTGCCGCCCCAGCGCTGCCCAGCGCGCCATACCTGCCACTGGAACTGGCCACCCAGGCCGCGCAGGCCGCCTTGAAGACCTGCGCAGCACAAGGTCATCAGGTCAGCGTGGCGGTTGTCGCCCGAGACGGGGCGACCAAAGTGTTGTTGAAAGCCGATAACTCGGGCCCACACACGGTCAGCAGCGCGCAAGGTAAAGCATTTACCTCTGCGGCTATGGGCCGCAGCACAGCGGGTCTGGCCGAGTTTATCGCCAGCAAACCGGCCAACGATGGTTTGCGGGATATGGACTCGCGTATGGTTATTCAGGGTGGCGGGTTGCCCATCAAGGTGGATCAGGTGCTGGTGGGTGGTATCGGTGTAGGCGGAGCGCCTTCTGGTGATATTGATGCTGCCTGCGCAGCCGAAGGCCTCAAAGCCATTGGCGCTACCGAATAAGCCGGCCAGTGTATTGCTCGCGTCAGCAAGGTGACCTTGACAAGCTCAGGGCAGCATTCAGGGCG
This genomic interval from Alcaligenes ammonioxydans contains the following:
- a CDS encoding phytoene desaturase family protein translates to MGGETAVDAIIIGAGHNGLAAAVELASKGWKVLVVEAKSSAGGAVSTQELTLPGFKHDVCAMNLSSFAGSAFFQRHKDALVRHGLAFVPAEHCFASVFRDQRYLGVSTDLETTLQRIRAVSEKDAQAWQSMLEDFQRKAPHLFAVLGSPMPSLALFKSAWKSWRELGKDGVAELMQLLLATPRDFLDRHFESDSLKAMMAAWGLHVDFTPDTAGGALFPYLESMANQAFGMVIGQGGADTIIRAMTSLLQELGGELLLNAPVQTIEQENGRARAVVLADGRHLKADKAVIANLNPQLVFGRLVQSAAVPKEYQKKVDAFRPGLGTMMIHLALDGLPDWKAGAELQRFSYVHLAPDLAMMSRVYAEAAAGLLPAEPVLVVGQGTALDPSRAPEGKHTLWIQVRVLPAQVKGDAAGKMAAGDWAQLKDAYAERVLDLLESYAPGLRSQILARHVMSPQDLEQFNANLIGGDNLSGSHHLDQNFFFRPVAGYSKYKTPIKDLYLCGASTWPGAGTGAGSGYMLANLLAK
- the glcC gene encoding transcriptional regulator GlcC produces the protein MKMQESRRLEATAELVAQRIETLIMDGVLKPGQALPSERQLTQRLTVSRSALREGLQVLRARGLIETQHGKGSFVANLIDSSVSTPLEHLLQAQGRTLYDLLEVRELLESEAAQLAAARGTEADHIMIRRRFQELEDLQMQDAAPEQIARADHAFHSAICEASHNPVLVHMISLFNELMLSTVRVSVQHLYPDHDSKRRLDRQHARLCNAVTQGQADLARRAAKEHIDGIRRQLQEMEAKQVRLEHARQRLNGL
- the glcD gene encoding glycolate oxidase subunit GlcD, which gives rise to MSLRYDEKLDGVLPRVDKMQLLSRLRDDIPGLEVLHTDEQLHPYECDGLSVYRSKPLLVVLPRNVEQVQAVMRLAHELGVPVVARGAGTGLSGGAMPLEQGILLVMARLNQILDLDPVAGIARVQPGVRNIAISQAAQPFGLYYAPDPSSQIACSIGGNVAENAGGVHCLKYGLTVHNILRLEVITVTGERLILGSEALDSPGFDLMALFTGSEGMLGIVTEITVKLLARPPCTVVLLASFDDVEKAADAVAQIIAQGIVPAGLEMMDQMSIRAAEDFIHAGYPVDAQAILLCEIDGAVEDVQDDVTRVEQVLFKAGAQEVRVARDEQERQRFWAGRKNAFPAVGRISPDYYCMDGTIPRRQLAYVLKKTAELSEEYGLRVANVFHAGDGNMHPLILFDANQPGELERAEALGGKILELCVEVGGTITGEHGVGREKINQMCVQFNEDELQFFHAIKAAFDPKTMLNPGKNIPTLHRCAEMGGMHIHHGQVPFPELERF
- the glcE gene encoding glycolate oxidase subunit GlcE, which gives rise to MNTVEQNNQDRSAELLDQVKQALADRTALRIVGGDSKAFLGKAVQGQALSLAGHEGVVDYDPAELVVTVRAGTSLKTLEAVLNEQGQCLPFEPPVFDGRATVGGATACGLSGPRRPWVGALRDYVLGCRLISGMGTHMRFGGQVMKNVAGYDVSRLMVGAQGCLGVITEVSFKVLPRPRRRAARVLEVAQQDVAGLLRQWRDQSRPVTGAAWQDGRLHLRLEGGDSSVQLAQEQIGGEELDLTYWDDLCEQRLDFFKQAGNLWRIAVPVDAPVQSWPGEVLLDWGGTQLWLKSEAPAELIHEQARALQGYARCWSGPDAGNDELPAALLQWHQRLKQQLDPAHIFNPGRLFRSAESTCKHN
- the glcF gene encoding glycolate oxidase subunit GlcF, with product MQTQLTPWAQQLPQAEQAEAILRSCVHCGFCNATCPTYLDQGNELDGPRGRIYLIKMFLEGNATSELTQHHLDRCLSCRNCETTCPSGVKYHNLLDIGRAALEPKVKRSLKARAMRVALTQILPEPGRVGALLGVARAMRPLLPSSLQEKIPPKQTADLTRPAPRHSQRVLMLEGCVQPAMAPSINAATARVLDRLGISVTPIAQAGCCGASSFHLGAQEQGLQQARRNIDAWWPQIQQGALAIVQTSSGCGAFVKEYVDLFKHDPVYAERARRVSELAKDLVEVLDELPLEQCLNTQTRPRLAFHCPCTLQHAQKLGGRVEAVLTRLGFDLGAVPDSHLCCGSAGTYSLTQPEIAGRLRERKMDALESSKPDLIVTANMACGNHLNGAGRTPVKHWIELVDQYLCA
- a CDS encoding aldehyde dehydrogenase, with product MNTCQLLINGQLRDASGHQTFTRQNPVTGQTATVAAAAQPEDVQAALQAAEQAFVHWSALGPTERRLRLLKAAELLNERAAELIATVRQETGSTDSWYGFNVQLSANILREAAAMTTQIDGAVIPSDLPGSLSMGYRVPCGVVVSIAPWNAPVILATRAIAMPLACGNTVILKASERCPATHVLLGQVLNDAGVGAGVINVITHAPDDAAAVVEQLIAHPAVKRINFTGSTKVGRIIAATAAHYLKPVLLELGGKAPVIVCEDADLEQAVAGVAFGAYFNQGQICMSTERLIVHEAIASSFLDKLVAKIKTIAVGSPDQTDTRFAYLESAESAQRIKSLVEDALAKGATLPLPLKIEGALMHPLIVNDVTPEMQLYATESFGPVVTMTRYREDSEAIRLANDNEYGLAAAVFTQDVNRGLTIARQIQSGICHINGPTVHDEAQAPFGGMKASGYGRFGSKSAINEFTELRWITVQTTPRQYPL
- a CDS encoding sensor histidine kinase — protein: MALLRPLNSRFAIRALLVWGLLVVLAAGALASWRYQSLLSTLETESNVLYRLASQRADQHDAHLTALSAVANATDDPGHSLFLDVAATIAHFYPRIVDIQLIPLAVGKKPVGLGALSPETTALLRESVLRSQGQMVLMADPERHGFYILGKRSPNTADARYGLMLVIDARQLLADASHFWSEPGVFLRLSLPKGPLLVGQAGSDAELYFSKALASPSQPLILATGMALGPADLFPMAETTLVLLLLSAAYLVVLAAWRQRVRTRLALEQARLSALESRLAHASRVNALGEMASGLAHELTQPLTAILAQTQASRRIVAQSSSTPLLPVLDETVAQAKRASAILERFRNWSRPQALSVGCFDIRDALHNVRALLASQAALSKTRLMFELPSYPVLVEADPVEMEQVIFNLVRNGLDAVTGQEAGQVTVSLNQTDTQLIIDVADNGPGVLPALRDSLFTPFTTSRPDGTGLGLALSQRLIERAHGEVFLLEDAPETTFRIILPVKHEPMESAG
- a CDS encoding response regulator transcription factor, producing MRYPVYLLDDDEAVRRALSLLLSTVDIHVTEFADPQGFLAQVAKLAPGCLILDIRMPVISGLKLQEQLRDRGIDWPTIVISGHGDIDACRRAFRNGAVDFLSKPIDEQGSDRRHTKRA
- a CDS encoding response regulator transcription factor; this translates as MSRDLIDAIQKGHDVLDRHLREQAQQAETLQLLASLTPRERQILELVAQGFTTRQIAEALCLSPRTIDTHRVSIGAKLGTTSQAELTRLWLEGSAKG
- a CDS encoding GlcG/HbpS family heme-binding protein, whose protein sequence is MIRTFSVAALLFAPIMASAAPALPSAPYLPLELATQAAQAALKTCAAQGHQVSVAVVARDGATKVLLKADNSGPHTVSSAQGKAFTSAAMGRSTAGLAEFIASKPANDGLRDMDSRMVIQGGGLPIKVDQVLVGGIGVGGAPSGDIDAACAAEGLKAIGATE